A single Micromonospora sp. CCTCC AA 2012012 DNA region contains:
- a CDS encoding MBL fold metallo-hydrolase, with protein MLVAGFPADAFGTNCYVVATAPGEQCVVVDPGIGVLDRLDAVLAEHRLHPAAVLLTHGHLDHTFSVAPVCGARGIPAYVHPDDRELLADPSKALSMDLTALFGGRLPYTEPDDVAELTDGATLALAGLEITVDHAPGHTGGSVLFRLPGAGSPWEAEQLCLSGDVLFAGSIGRTDLPGGSMPRMLSSLREKVLPLADDTVVLPGHGPATTIGRERATNPYLREVAGTGGARPAPTRGL; from the coding sequence GTGCTCGTGGCCGGCTTTCCCGCGGACGCCTTCGGCACCAACTGTTACGTGGTGGCGACGGCGCCGGGGGAGCAGTGCGTGGTGGTCGACCCCGGCATCGGGGTCCTCGACCGGCTCGACGCCGTGCTCGCCGAACACCGCCTGCATCCGGCCGCCGTGCTGCTCACCCACGGGCACCTCGACCACACCTTCTCGGTGGCGCCGGTCTGCGGCGCGCGGGGCATCCCGGCGTACGTCCACCCGGACGACCGGGAGCTGCTGGCCGACCCGTCGAAGGCGCTCTCGATGGACCTCACCGCGCTCTTCGGTGGCCGGCTGCCCTACACCGAGCCGGACGACGTCGCCGAGCTGACCGACGGCGCCACTTTGGCCCTGGCCGGCCTGGAGATCACCGTCGACCACGCCCCCGGCCATACCGGCGGGTCGGTGCTGTTCCGGTTGCCCGGCGCCGGCTCGCCCTGGGAGGCCGAGCAGCTCTGCCTCTCCGGTGACGTGCTCTTCGCCGGCTCGATCGGCCGCACCGACCTGCCGGGCGGCAGCATGCCCCGGATGCTGTCCAGCCTGCGGGAGAAGGTCCTCCCGCTGGCCGACGACACCGTCGTCCTGCCCGGCCACGGCCCCGCGACCACCATCGGCCGCGAGCGCGCGACCAACCCGTACCTCCGTGAGGTGGCGGGGACCGGCGGCGCGCGCCCGGCGCCCACCCGCGGCCTCTGA
- the secD gene encoding protein translocase subunit SecD produces the protein MAPPQGQMRPGRQLAVLGFIFVVLYLLVFFSGGASGGWKDRLEPRLGLDLIGGTRVALEATNSLDGKPPTAANLEEARQIIESRVNGYGVAEAEVVTEGNRNIVISLPGENRDLTDVGSAAELRFRKVLKATDGSGATAPPAPAPSATPAPSGSAAPKPSGSAAPKPSGSAAPKPSASTGAKVTASPSAGGQGGMAPTPSASAAAPTPSASPSAAAPSPSTSAAPVPQGIEEQRKAVQQKVGPAAWAAASALQAPADPSQAAQLKAFSTLSPQEVAVLSPEMQFNVPTISCAQLDKRPAASIKDPKQKAVACESGAKYLLDVAKVAGTDVKNASAQLDQTSSWVVSLQFKSDGQEKWTNLTKEAFNNTGQACDQSALGQDGKCRVAVVLDNKIVSSPEIQGVLTGDSQITGNFDNKTANALASQLRYGALPVTFVQQEQQNVTATLGDSQLRAGLLAAGIGMLLVIIYSFFYYRLLGSVIFLSLVLSGLLVFGALVVLGRSIGFTLTLAGIAGMIVSLGVAADSFVIYFERLKDEIREGRSPRSAVPRAWVRARRTIISANAITLMSAVVLYIVSVGTVKGFAFALGLATVLDLVVVFLFRHPIMTMFASTRAFLSPRVSGLGRALPARSTEQAAARNPRVVKEA, from the coding sequence GTGGCACCACCTCAGGGACAGATGCGCCCCGGACGGCAGCTCGCCGTGCTCGGGTTCATCTTCGTCGTCCTCTATCTTTTGGTGTTCTTCTCGGGCGGCGCCAGTGGTGGCTGGAAGGACCGGCTGGAGCCGCGGCTCGGCCTGGACCTGATCGGCGGCACCCGGGTAGCGCTCGAGGCCACCAACAGCCTGGACGGCAAGCCGCCGACGGCCGCCAACCTCGAGGAGGCGCGTCAGATCATCGAGAGCCGGGTCAACGGCTACGGCGTGGCCGAGGCCGAGGTGGTCACCGAGGGCAACCGGAACATCGTCATCTCCCTGCCCGGTGAGAACCGGGACCTGACCGACGTGGGCAGCGCCGCCGAGCTGCGCTTCCGCAAGGTGCTGAAGGCGACCGACGGCAGCGGCGCGACCGCCCCGCCGGCCCCCGCCCCCAGCGCCACCCCGGCCCCGTCCGGCAGTGCGGCCCCGAAGCCCTCCGGCAGTGCGGCCCCGAAGCCCTCGGGCAGCGCGGCCCCGAAGCCGTCGGCCAGCACGGGCGCCAAGGTCACCGCCTCGCCGAGCGCCGGTGGTCAGGGCGGCATGGCCCCGACGCCGAGCGCCAGCGCCGCCGCCCCGACCCCGTCGGCCTCGCCGAGCGCCGCCGCGCCGTCGCCGAGCACCAGCGCCGCGCCGGTGCCGCAGGGCATCGAGGAGCAGCGCAAGGCCGTGCAGCAGAAGGTCGGCCCGGCCGCCTGGGCCGCCGCGAGCGCCCTGCAGGCCCCGGCCGACCCGTCGCAGGCCGCGCAGCTCAAGGCCTTCAGCACCCTCTCCCCGCAGGAGGTCGCGGTGCTGTCGCCGGAGATGCAGTTCAACGTCCCGACGATCAGCTGCGCCCAGCTCGACAAGCGGCCGGCGGCGTCGATCAAGGACCCGAAGCAGAAGGCGGTCGCCTGCGAGAGCGGCGCGAAGTACCTGCTCGACGTGGCCAAGGTCGCCGGCACCGACGTCAAGAACGCCTCCGCGCAGCTCGACCAGACCAGCTCCTGGGTGGTCAGCCTCCAGTTCAAGAGCGACGGCCAGGAGAAGTGGACCAACCTGACCAAGGAGGCGTTCAACAACACCGGCCAGGCCTGTGACCAGAGCGCCCTCGGGCAGGACGGCAAGTGCCGGGTCGCCGTGGTGCTGGACAACAAGATCGTCTCGTCGCCGGAGATCCAGGGCGTGCTGACCGGCGACTCCCAGATCACCGGCAACTTCGACAACAAGACCGCCAACGCGCTGGCCAGCCAGCTGCGCTACGGCGCCCTGCCGGTGACCTTCGTGCAGCAGGAGCAGCAGAACGTGACGGCGACGCTGGGCGACAGCCAGCTGCGGGCCGGTCTGCTCGCCGCCGGCATCGGCATGCTGCTGGTCATCATCTACTCGTTCTTCTACTACCGGCTGCTGGGCTCGGTGATCTTCCTGAGCCTGGTGCTCTCCGGGCTGCTGGTCTTCGGCGCCCTGGTGGTGCTCGGCCGGTCGATCGGCTTCACCCTCACCCTCGCCGGCATCGCCGGCATGATCGTCTCACTCGGTGTCGCGGCGGACTCCTTCGTCATCTACTTCGAGCGGCTCAAGGACGAGATCCGCGAGGGTCGCAGCCCGCGCAGTGCCGTGCCGCGCGCCTGGGTCCGCGCCCGCCGGACGATCATCTCGGCGAACGCGATCACCCTGATGTCCGCCGTGGTGCTCTACATCGTCTCGGTCGGCACGGTGAAGGGCTTCGCCTTCGCGCTCGGCCTGGCGACGGTGCTGGACCTGGTGGTCGTCTTCCTCTTCCGTCACCCGATCATGACGATGTTCGCCAGTACCCGGGCGTTCCTGTCCCCACGGGTCAGCGGTCTCGGCCGGGCCCTGCCGGCCCGGTCGACCGAGCAGGCCGCCGCTCGCAACCCGCGCGTCGTCAAGGAGGCCTGA
- the secF gene encoding protein translocase subunit SecF translates to MAKSGLASRLYRGEADLNIVGRRKLWFAVAGVLALIAVLSFAIRGFSLGIEFAGGNSLVVPASVGTLDDTERQVNDILAAKGGGVQVATAQKVGGTNGDSYEMRTPELTPTQANDVKTAIADKFGIPFSQVGGNQVSASFGSQVTERALLGLLIFIAVVAVYLILRFEWRMAVAAITSLFMNLILTAGIYSLVGFEVTPSTIIGFLTILGFALYDVVVVFDKVQENTRGITANNNLTYGEAANLALNQSLMRSLNTSVVALLPVGGLLFIGAGLLGAGTLKDLGLVLFVGMAVAFLTSILLATPLLVLLKNQDPRISAHHKRVLARRGAIARGELTPKGAPRAATVTDEPIDPEAAALAGAAPKVGSRPVGKRPTATRGGRPSGGGNRPGGAKRR, encoded by the coding sequence ATGGCTAAGAGTGGTCTGGCGTCCCGGCTCTACCGGGGCGAGGCCGATCTCAACATCGTCGGCCGGCGCAAGCTGTGGTTCGCCGTCGCCGGGGTGCTGGCCCTGATCGCGGTGCTGAGCTTCGCGATCCGGGGCTTCAGCCTCGGCATCGAGTTCGCCGGTGGCAACTCGCTCGTCGTGCCGGCCAGCGTCGGCACCCTCGACGACACCGAGCGGCAGGTGAACGACATCCTGGCGGCCAAGGGCGGCGGCGTGCAGGTGGCCACCGCGCAGAAGGTCGGCGGGACCAACGGCGACTCGTACGAGATGCGCACCCCGGAGCTGACGCCCACCCAGGCGAACGACGTGAAGACCGCGATCGCCGACAAGTTCGGCATCCCGTTCAGCCAGGTCGGTGGGAACCAGGTCAGCGCGTCGTTCGGCAGCCAGGTGACCGAGCGTGCGCTGCTCGGTCTGCTGATCTTCATCGCGGTGGTGGCGGTCTATCTGATCCTGCGCTTCGAGTGGCGGATGGCCGTCGCCGCGATCACCTCGCTCTTCATGAACCTGATCCTCACCGCCGGCATCTACTCGCTGGTCGGCTTCGAGGTCACCCCGTCGACGATCATCGGTTTCCTCACCATCCTGGGCTTCGCCCTCTATGACGTGGTGGTGGTCTTCGACAAGGTTCAGGAGAACACCCGCGGCATCACCGCGAACAACAACCTCACCTACGGCGAGGCGGCCAACCTGGCGCTGAACCAGAGCCTGATGCGGTCGCTGAACACCTCGGTGGTCGCCCTGCTCCCGGTCGGCGGTCTGCTCTTCATCGGTGCCGGTCTGCTCGGCGCGGGCACCCTGAAGGACCTCGGCCTGGTGCTCTTCGTCGGTATGGCGGTGGCGTTCCTGACCTCCATCCTGCTGGCCACGCCGCTGCTGGTGCTGCTGAAGAACCAGGACCCGCGGATCAGCGCGCACCACAAGCGGGTGCTGGCCCGCCGGGGTGCGATCGCCCGCGGTGAGCTGACGCCGAAGGGTGCGCCACGGGCCGCCACGGTCACCGACGAGCCCATCGACCCGGAGGCGGCGGCGCTGGCCGGCGCCGCGCCGAAGGTCGGTTCCCGGCCGGTCGGCAAGCGCCCGACGGCGACCCGGGGCGGACGCCCGAGTGGTGGCGGAAACCGCCCGGGCGGCGCGAAGCGGCGCTGA
- a CDS encoding RelA/SpoT family protein — translation MSHDVVPPVEGTVHPTGDADGSVTERSGNPPARVTGAGDGVAPEVAADGGSSSDDQVVVPFPGDPAVDPSPSGGFALSNAPTGRRVRARLARFNAPWQTSQVSEVLEPLIATHRENHPKADAKLLQRAFDTAARWHSGQYRKSGDPYITHPLAVATILGNLGMDTTTLVAALLHDTIEDTEYTLDQMRADFGPEVTLLVDGVTKLDKVKLGDAAKAETIRKMVVAMAKDPRVLVIKLADRLHNMRTLTFLPRPKQEQKAKETLEILAPLAHRLGMNTIKWELEDLAFGTLFPKRYEEINRLIGEHQPQREALLRQVTQKVSTDLKAAKIKAETTGRPKHLYSIYQKMIVRGRDFNDIYDLVGVRILVDTVRDCYAALGVIHANWQPVPGRFKDYIAMPKFNMYQSLHTTVIGPTGKPVEMQIRTYAMHRTAEFGIAAHWKYKEHKGTQIVGPPAHIDEMTWLRQLLDWQREAADPSEFLDALRFDLSSQEVYVFTPKGDVIPLPTGSTPVDFAYAVHTEVGHKCIGARVNGKLVPLESTLSNGDVIEIFTSKSDTAGPTQDWLGFVKSPRARTKIRQYFNKERREEAIEAGKDAIVKAMRKQGMPLQRMLTSDNLMAIARDLHLADVASLYAAVGDSQVSAQSVVQKLMATYGGEEGAAEDIAETAVATRPPRSRQNSSDPGVVVRGVSDVWIKLARCCTPVPPDSVFGFVTRSGGVSVHRDDCANAEDLRAQAERVVEVSWKLTSASTFLVAIQVEALDRHKLLADVTRVLSEERVNILSATVTTTRDRVAVSRFSFEMADPKHLGHLLAAVRKVDGVFDAYRVTSGA, via the coding sequence GTGTCCCACGATGTCGTCCCTCCGGTGGAGGGCACGGTGCACCCGACAGGCGACGCGGACGGCTCGGTGACCGAGCGGAGCGGCAACCCGCCGGCCCGGGTGACGGGCGCCGGCGACGGCGTCGCCCCCGAGGTGGCGGCGGACGGCGGGTCGTCCTCGGACGACCAGGTCGTGGTGCCGTTCCCCGGTGATCCGGCGGTGGATCCCTCGCCCAGCGGTGGCTTCGCCCTGTCCAACGCGCCCACCGGCCGGCGCGTCCGGGCCCGGTTGGCGCGGTTCAACGCCCCGTGGCAGACGTCGCAGGTCAGCGAGGTGCTGGAGCCGCTGATCGCGACGCACCGGGAGAACCACCCGAAGGCCGACGCCAAGCTGTTGCAGCGGGCGTTCGACACCGCGGCGCGCTGGCACTCCGGTCAGTACCGCAAGTCCGGTGACCCGTACATCACCCACCCGCTGGCGGTGGCCACGATCCTGGGCAACCTGGGCATGGACACCACCACCCTGGTCGCCGCGCTGCTGCACGACACCATCGAGGACACCGAATACACCCTGGACCAGATGCGGGCCGACTTCGGCCCCGAGGTGACCCTCCTGGTCGACGGCGTGACGAAGCTGGACAAGGTCAAGCTCGGTGACGCGGCCAAGGCGGAGACCATCCGCAAGATGGTCGTGGCGATGGCCAAGGACCCCCGGGTGCTGGTGATCAAGCTGGCCGACCGGCTGCACAACATGCGTACCCTCACCTTCCTGCCCCGCCCCAAGCAGGAGCAGAAGGCGAAGGAGACGCTGGAGATCCTCGCGCCCCTCGCGCACCGCCTGGGTATGAACACGATCAAGTGGGAGCTGGAGGATCTCGCCTTCGGCACCCTGTTCCCCAAGCGGTACGAGGAGATCAACCGGCTGATCGGGGAGCACCAGCCGCAGCGGGAGGCGCTGCTGCGCCAGGTCACCCAGAAGGTCTCGACGGACCTGAAGGCCGCCAAGATCAAGGCGGAGACCACCGGCCGGCCGAAGCACCTCTACTCGATCTACCAGAAGATGATCGTGCGGGGGCGCGACTTCAACGACATCTACGACCTGGTCGGGGTGCGGATCCTGGTCGACACGGTGCGGGACTGCTACGCGGCGCTGGGCGTGATCCACGCCAACTGGCAGCCGGTGCCGGGCCGGTTCAAGGACTACATCGCGATGCCCAAGTTCAACATGTACCAGTCGTTGCACACGACGGTCATCGGGCCCACCGGCAAGCCGGTGGAGATGCAGATCCGCACGTACGCGATGCACCGCACCGCCGAGTTCGGCATCGCCGCGCACTGGAAGTACAAGGAGCACAAGGGCACCCAGATCGTCGGGCCGCCCGCGCACATCGACGAGATGACCTGGCTGCGGCAGCTGCTGGACTGGCAGCGGGAGGCGGCCGACCCGAGCGAGTTCCTCGACGCGCTGCGCTTCGACCTGTCCAGCCAGGAGGTGTACGTCTTCACCCCGAAGGGTGACGTCATCCCGCTGCCGACCGGGTCGACGCCGGTGGACTTCGCGTACGCGGTGCACACCGAGGTCGGGCACAAGTGCATCGGCGCGCGGGTCAACGGCAAGCTGGTACCGCTGGAGTCGACGCTCTCCAACGGCGACGTGATCGAGATCTTCACCTCGAAGTCCGACACGGCCGGCCCGACGCAGGACTGGCTGGGCTTCGTCAAGAGCCCCCGCGCCCGCACCAAGATCCGTCAGTACTTCAACAAGGAGCGGCGCGAGGAGGCGATCGAGGCCGGCAAGGACGCGATCGTCAAGGCGATGCGCAAGCAGGGCATGCCCCTGCAGCGGATGCTCACCTCCGACAACCTGATGGCGATCGCCCGGGACCTGCACCTGGCCGACGTCGCCTCGCTCTACGCGGCGGTCGGCGACAGCCAGGTGTCCGCCCAGTCCGTGGTGCAGAAGCTGATGGCCACCTACGGGGGCGAGGAGGGCGCGGCGGAGGACATCGCCGAGACCGCCGTCGCCACCCGGCCGCCGCGCAGCCGGCAGAACAGCAGCGACCCCGGCGTGGTGGTCCGCGGCGTCAGCGACGTCTGGATCAAGCTGGCCCGCTGCTGCACCCCGGTCCCGCCGGACAGCGTCTTCGGCTTCGTCACCCGCTCCGGCGGGGTGAGCGTGCACCGGGACGACTGCGCCAACGCCGAGGACCTGCGGGCCCAGGCCGAGCGGGTGGTGGAGGTCAGCTGGAAGCTCACCTCGGCCTCGACGTTCCTGGTCGCCATCCAGGTCGAGGCGCTGGACCGGCACAAGCTGCTGGCGGACGTGACGCGGGTGCTGTCGGAGGAGCGGGTGAACATCCTCTCCGCCACCGTCACCACCACCCGGGACCGGGTGGCGGTGAGCCGGTTCAGCTTCGAGATGGCCGACCCGAAGCACCTGGGGCACCTGCTCGCGGCGGTCCGCAAGGTCGACGGGGTCTTCGACGCGTACCGGGTCACCTCGGGCGCCTGA
- a CDS encoding peptidylprolyl isomerase, producing MASSRDRARKLARAKLDRQLARRAAATKRRRQIQAGVGAALVLALIALGSAWALGAFDADPEKKAAEDVCVWTPQDSGANTNLKDVGTPATTGLPTSGTRPMTITTDQGAPITATLNLATAPCAGASIAHLASRSFFDNTKCHEITAEGALHCGDPSGTGLGGPTYSFYDENVPVPVPSGSGKVAYPKGTVAMVANPPGANGSQFLLFFKDFNPAKPAYPVIGKVTAGLDVLEKIGALPTVDNGSGAKVKPKTDVVIKSLTVGEVAGTPAAGSASTAPSASPSAG from the coding sequence GTGGCTTCCAGCAGGGACCGGGCGCGCAAACTGGCGCGTGCCAAGCTCGACCGGCAGCTCGCCCGGCGGGCCGCGGCGACGAAGCGGCGGCGGCAGATCCAGGCCGGCGTCGGCGCCGCCCTCGTGCTGGCGCTGATCGCGCTCGGCTCCGCGTGGGCGCTCGGCGCGTTCGACGCCGACCCGGAGAAGAAGGCCGCCGAGGACGTCTGCGTGTGGACCCCGCAGGACAGCGGCGCCAACACCAACCTCAAGGACGTCGGCACCCCGGCCACCACCGGCCTGCCCACCTCCGGCACCCGGCCGATGACGATCACCACCGACCAGGGCGCCCCGATCACCGCCACGCTGAACCTCGCCACCGCCCCGTGCGCCGGGGCGAGCATCGCCCACCTGGCCAGCCGCTCGTTCTTCGACAACACCAAGTGCCACGAGATCACCGCCGAGGGCGCGCTGCACTGCGGCGACCCCAGCGGCACCGGCCTCGGCGGCCCCACCTACTCGTTCTACGACGAGAACGTCCCCGTGCCGGTGCCGAGCGGGTCCGGCAAGGTGGCGTACCCGAAGGGCACGGTGGCCATGGTCGCCAACCCGCCGGGCGCCAACGGCAGCCAGTTCCTGCTCTTCTTCAAGGACTTCAACCCGGCCAAGCCGGCCTACCCGGTGATCGGCAAGGTCACGGCCGGCCTGGACGTGCTGGAGAAGATCGGTGCCCTGCCGACCGTGGACAATGGGAGCGGGGCCAAGGTCAAGCCGAAGACCGACGTGGTGATCAAGAGCCTCACCGTCGGCGAGGTGGCCGGCACCCCGGCCGCCGGCAGCGCGTCCACCGCGCCGTCGGCCAGCCCCAGCGCCGGCTGA
- a CDS encoding adenine phosphoribosyltransferase, with protein sequence MTETHSTGVRGDSGIEVAQLVASRVLDVPDFPKPGVMFKDLMPLFADGEVFRQVIDGIIAHHGRDSFDAVVGIEARGFVIAAAIAYATGVGVVPVRKAGKLPRPAYSASYALEYGEATLEVHQDAFTAGHRVLVVDDVLATGGTAEATLDLVERAGGTVSGFTVLLELGFLSGRKRLAPRPVHALLTV encoded by the coding sequence GTGACGGAGACCCACAGCACCGGGGTACGCGGAGACAGTGGCATCGAGGTCGCCCAACTGGTGGCGAGCCGGGTGCTGGACGTGCCGGACTTCCCGAAGCCCGGGGTCATGTTCAAGGACCTGATGCCGCTCTTCGCCGACGGCGAGGTGTTCCGTCAGGTGATCGACGGGATCATCGCCCACCACGGTCGGGACTCATTCGACGCGGTGGTCGGCATCGAGGCCCGGGGCTTCGTGATCGCCGCCGCCATCGCGTACGCCACGGGTGTCGGCGTGGTGCCGGTGCGCAAGGCCGGCAAGCTGCCCCGCCCGGCGTACTCGGCCTCCTACGCGCTGGAGTACGGCGAGGCGACGCTGGAGGTGCACCAGGACGCGTTCACGGCCGGGCACCGGGTGCTGGTGGTGGACGACGTGCTGGCCACCGGAGGCACCGCCGAGGCGACCCTCGACCTGGTGGAGCGGGCCGGCGGCACGGTGTCCGGGTTCACCGTCCTGCTGGAGCTGGGCTTCCTCTCCGGCCGGAAGCGGCTCGCCCCGCGCCCGGTCCATGCCCTGCTGACCGTTTGA
- a CDS encoding peptidylprolyl isomerase has product MTTTRERQRAAARARLEREMAERAAKARKRRQTQAIVGAGAVLLLVVAGTVWLATALGGDDKKQNAAGPDGAFAQCSYTELSAQGKTPQTKDVGLPPGQQSDTGTQTMTIDTNLGPITAKIDRSKVPCTAGSFTHLASKGFFDNTKCHRLVTEGIKVLQCGDPSVTGKGWRKTDGTGGPSYRMAEENLPTDQRPAYPEGVIAMAKTQDPGTTGSQFFIVYGDSQLDPNYTVLGKITGGLDLVKQVAAAGSDDVNQKGDGHPKKEVVIKKLTMSDIQG; this is encoded by the coding sequence GTGACGACCACGAGAGAGCGGCAGCGCGCGGCGGCGCGAGCCCGCCTCGAGCGGGAGATGGCCGAACGCGCGGCCAAGGCCCGCAAGCGCCGGCAGACCCAGGCGATCGTCGGGGCCGGCGCGGTCCTGCTGCTCGTGGTCGCCGGCACCGTCTGGCTCGCCACCGCGCTCGGCGGCGACGACAAGAAGCAGAACGCCGCCGGCCCGGACGGGGCCTTCGCGCAGTGCTCCTACACCGAGCTGTCCGCGCAGGGCAAGACCCCGCAGACCAAGGACGTCGGCCTGCCGCCCGGCCAGCAGTCCGACACCGGCACCCAGACGATGACGATCGACACCAACCTGGGCCCGATCACCGCGAAGATCGACCGCAGCAAGGTGCCCTGCACCGCCGGCAGCTTCACCCACCTGGCCAGCAAGGGCTTCTTCGACAACACCAAGTGCCATCGGCTCGTCACCGAGGGCATCAAGGTGCTGCAGTGCGGCGACCCGAGCGTCACCGGTAAGGGCTGGCGGAAGACCGACGGCACCGGCGGCCCGAGCTACCGGATGGCGGAGGAGAACCTGCCCACCGACCAGCGCCCCGCCTATCCGGAGGGCGTGATCGCGATGGCCAAGACGCAGGATCCGGGCACCACCGGCAGCCAGTTCTTCATCGTCTACGGCGACTCGCAGCTCGACCCGAACTACACCGTGCTCGGCAAGATCACCGGCGGCCTGGACCTGGTGAAGCAGGTTGCCGCGGCCGGTAGCGACGACGTGAACCAGAAGGGCGATGGGCACCCGAAGAAGGAGGTCGTCATCAAGAAGCTGACGATGAGCGACATCCAGGGCTGA
- the hisS gene encoding histidine--tRNA ligase has translation MSKPTPISGFPEWTPAQRMIEQFVLDRIRGTFELYGFAPLETRSVEPLDQLLRKGETSKEVYLLRRLQADAEGPAGDDALGLHFDLTVPFARYVLENAGKLQFPFRRYQIQKVWRGERPQEGRYREFLQADIDIVDRDTLPAHYEAEMPLVIGDALRALPIPPVRIQVNNRKICEGFYRGVGIDDPAAALRAVDKLDKIGPAKVAELLGETAGATEAQAKAALALAEISAPDASFADAVRALGVSDPLLDEGLAELVAVMETAVAHSPGLCVADLRIARGLDYYTGTVYETQMVGYERFGSICSGGRYDNLASSGAVSFPGVGISIGVTRLLGLLFGAEALTVSRSVPTCVLVAVTTEEERAASNRVAEALRSRGVPTEVSPSAAKFGKQIRYAERRGIPYVWFPGTDGDQVKDIRSGEQVAAAAGEWMPPRADLKPLVS, from the coding sequence ATGAGCAAGCCCACGCCCATCTCCGGCTTCCCGGAGTGGACGCCCGCCCAGCGGATGATCGAGCAGTTCGTCCTCGACCGGATCCGCGGCACCTTCGAGCTGTACGGTTTCGCCCCCCTGGAGACCCGCTCGGTCGAGCCGCTGGACCAGTTGCTGCGCAAGGGGGAGACCTCGAAGGAGGTCTACCTGCTGCGCCGGTTGCAGGCCGACGCGGAGGGCCCGGCCGGCGACGACGCGCTCGGGTTGCACTTCGACCTGACCGTGCCGTTCGCCCGGTACGTGCTGGAGAACGCCGGCAAGCTCCAGTTCCCGTTCCGGCGCTACCAGATCCAGAAGGTCTGGCGGGGTGAGCGCCCGCAGGAGGGGCGGTACCGGGAGTTCCTCCAGGCCGACATCGACATCGTCGACCGGGACACCCTGCCGGCCCACTACGAGGCGGAGATGCCGCTGGTGATCGGGGACGCGCTGCGTGCGCTGCCGATCCCGCCGGTGCGGATCCAGGTGAACAACCGCAAGATCTGCGAGGGCTTCTACCGGGGCGTCGGGATCGACGACCCGGCGGCGGCGCTGCGCGCGGTGGACAAGCTCGACAAGATCGGCCCGGCGAAGGTGGCCGAGCTGCTCGGCGAGACCGCCGGGGCGACCGAGGCGCAGGCCAAGGCGGCCCTGGCGTTGGCCGAGATCTCCGCGCCGGACGCCTCCTTCGCCGACGCGGTACGCGCCCTCGGGGTGAGCGATCCGCTCCTCGACGAGGGGCTCGCCGAGCTGGTGGCGGTGATGGAGACGGCGGTCGCGCACTCGCCCGGGCTCTGCGTCGCCGACCTGCGGATCGCCCGCGGCCTGGACTACTACACCGGCACCGTCTACGAGACGCAGATGGTGGGCTACGAGCGGTTCGGCTCGATCTGCTCCGGCGGCCGGTACGACAACCTGGCCAGCTCCGGCGCCGTCTCGTTCCCCGGGGTGGGCATCTCGATCGGGGTGACCCGCCTGCTCGGTCTGCTCTTCGGCGCCGAGGCGCTGACGGTCTCCCGGAGCGTGCCGACCTGCGTGCTGGTCGCCGTCACGACCGAGGAGGAGCGGGCGGCCAGCAACCGGGTCGCGGAGGCGCTGCGCTCCCGGGGGGTGCCGACCGAGGTGTCGCCGAGCGCCGCGAAGTTCGGCAAGCAGATCCGGTACGCCGAGCGGCGCGGCATCCCGTACGTCTGGTTCCCGGGCACCGACGGCGACCAGGTGAAGGACATCCGCTCCGGGGAGCAGGTCGCCGCGGCGGCGGGGGAGTGGATGCCGCCCCGGGCGGACCTGAAGCCGCTGGTCAGCTGA
- the yajC gene encoding preprotein translocase subunit YajC, with protein MIALLFGVMYFMMIRPQQKRRREAEQMQSTLSPGDEVVTIGGLYGTVTGVDDDTVLLEVAPGVQTRYARPAIARVVNQAERPETTESLTEDAEVVKE; from the coding sequence ATGATCGCTCTGCTCTTCGGCGTCATGTACTTCATGATGATCCGCCCTCAGCAGAAGCGCCGCCGCGAGGCCGAGCAGATGCAGTCCACCCTCTCCCCGGGTGACGAGGTCGTCACCATCGGCGGCCTGTACGGCACGGTCACCGGCGTGGACGACGACACCGTCCTGCTCGAGGTCGCCCCCGGCGTGCAGACCCGGTACGCCCGTCCGGCCATCGCCCGGGTGGTCAACCAGGCCGAGCGCCCCGAGACCACCGAGTCGCTCACCGAGGACGCCGAGGTCGTCAAGGAGTGA